A portion of the Syntrophales bacterium genome contains these proteins:
- a CDS encoding bifunctional riboflavin kinase/FAD synthetase, giving the protein MDIIRGSENIPADLQGVFATIGNFDGIHLGHRYIFQRMVEEAGREGCKTVVISFDPHPKMVLHPDRRPFYLISSAEEKISLLREIGIGAFLIIPFSLEYSQTTAREFVQEILWEKLRIRKIIIGHDYTFGHAREGNEAFLATEGRRLGFAVEAMNAFCAGSEIVSSTKIREAILQGDVRFAAALLGRPYNISGRVVAGDQRGVELGFPTANVEANKELLPPHGVYAVRCLLKGKSHDGVVNIGFNPTFAGGKLSVEVHIFDFHQDIYGEILDVLFFERLRAEIRFESPEKLIAQIKQDAAQARAILA; this is encoded by the coding sequence ATGGATATTATTCGCGGCAGTGAAAACATCCCCGCTGATTTGCAGGGGGTTTTTGCGACCATTGGCAATTTCGACGGGATTCATCTGGGTCACCGATACATTTTTCAAAGGATGGTGGAAGAGGCAGGCCGGGAAGGGTGCAAGACGGTTGTCATCAGTTTTGACCCTCACCCGAAGATGGTTCTCCACCCGGACAGACGTCCTTTCTATCTCATCTCCTCCGCTGAGGAAAAGATCAGTCTGCTCCGTGAGATCGGTATAGGAGCTTTCCTTATTATCCCGTTTTCGCTTGAATATTCTCAAACCACGGCGCGGGAGTTCGTGCAGGAGATCCTCTGGGAAAAATTGCGAATCAGAAAGATCATAATTGGCCACGACTACACCTTTGGTCATGCCAGGGAGGGGAATGAGGCTTTTCTGGCCACGGAAGGCAGGAGGCTGGGATTCGCAGTAGAGGCCATGAACGCGTTTTGTGCAGGCAGTGAAATTGTCAGCAGTACAAAAATCCGGGAGGCCATTCTCCAAGGCGATGTCCGTTTTGCCGCGGCGCTCCTCGGTCGCCCCTACAACATCTCCGGGCGGGTGGTTGCCGGCGATCAGCGTGGGGTTGAGTTGGGCTTCCCAACGGCAAACGTCGAAGCCAACAAGGAACTGCTTCCCCCCCACGGCGTCTATGCCGTTCGCTGCCTTTTAAAGGGTAAAAGCCATGACGGCGTTGTGAATATCGGATTCAACCCGACCTTTGCCGGCGGCAAGCTCTCTGTGGAAGTCCATATCTTCGATTTTCACCAGGACATCTACGGCGAAATTCTGGATGTTCTTTTTTTCGAGCGGCTGCGCGCCGAGATCCGGTTCGAGAGCCCCGAAAAACTGATCGCGCAGATCAAGCAGGACGCAGCCCAGGCGAGGGCTATATTGGCATAA
- a CDS encoding PAS domain S-box protein: protein MSGVLYALPALSCIMQQGFFSAVLFRAQRSSKIKYTFRTNHELLAENAVLKRSIEELKSTEARYRKLFERSSDAIFLVEKSTGRYLDANIAALELVGQSLAEIKSLTTHDISPRNAAERLQKISANDETLNFGKVAYVRPDGTKRQTLLHTVSLDEKTIFGIAHDITEIKQTEKMLTFLAQCGTASGDDFFQSLARYLAETAELNFVCICRLYGVQPTVQTVALYADGKFEDNISYHLNNTPVDKISGQTVYCFFENICKVLPHNEALQDIVAESCIGATLFSHSGSPIGLIALAGRSPLADPQKMESLLKLVAIRAAAELERTQYEEELTTAKAFIEAAINSLTDSLYIVRMADFTVLGANKAFTDVIGLDANAIIGKHCYELTHHRSVPCDYPHDPCPLMETLKTGQPSTMEHLHFDSTGEKHFFEVSAFPIRDKQGKIERIVHLDRDVTERKQLEEELRIHTEALEKLVEERTTELAIRNGNLEEMNTALHVLLKKREDDKRMVEELIVSNIKSLVCPYIEKMQTNVHDAKQHLLLGIIETNLNELLSPLLQNILQFNLTPQEVHVASMVKEGKSTKEIAEVLGVETSTIDAHRNRIRKKLVLSRNINLQSKLQSLL, encoded by the coding sequence TTGTCTGGGGTACTTTATGCACTACCAGCCCTGTCTTGTATTATGCAACAGGGCTTTTTTTCGGCAGTGCTGTTTCGCGCTCAAAGGAGTAGTAAGATTAAATATACATTCAGAACCAACCACGAACTGCTCGCCGAAAATGCCGTCCTCAAGCGGAGCATTGAAGAACTGAAAAGTACTGAAGCCCGGTATCGCAAGTTATTTGAGCGATCCAGCGACGCTATCTTCCTGGTTGAAAAAAGCACTGGACGGTACTTAGATGCAAATATTGCGGCTCTGGAATTGGTGGGGCAATCTTTAGCAGAGATAAAATCGCTTACAACACATGATATCTCACCGCGCAATGCAGCAGAACGTCTCCAGAAAATATCCGCAAACGATGAAACGCTCAATTTTGGCAAAGTCGCATATGTGCGGCCTGATGGAACCAAGAGACAAACCTTGCTCCACACGGTTTCTCTTGATGAAAAGACTATTTTCGGCATTGCCCATGACATAACCGAAATCAAGCAGACCGAAAAGATGCTGACATTTTTAGCGCAGTGCGGCACGGCTTCGGGCGATGATTTTTTTCAATCGCTGGCGCGATATCTGGCCGAAACCGCAGAACTGAACTTTGTCTGCATCTGCCGGCTGTATGGAGTTCAACCGACCGTCCAGACGGTGGCTCTCTATGCTGACGGCAAGTTCGAGGATAATATATCTTATCACCTCAATAATACCCCCGTTGACAAGATTTCCGGACAGACCGTTTATTGCTTCTTCGAGAACATTTGCAAGGTGCTGCCCCACAATGAAGCGCTTCAGGATATCGTGGCGGAGAGTTGCATCGGCGCCACACTTTTTAGCCATTCAGGAAGCCCCATCGGTTTGATTGCCCTCGCAGGACGGAGTCCGCTGGCAGATCCGCAAAAGATGGAATCTTTGTTAAAGCTGGTGGCGATCCGTGCGGCCGCTGAACTGGAACGCACACAGTATGAAGAAGAGTTAACAACAGCAAAAGCTTTCATAGAGGCAGCCATAAATAGTTTGACTGATTCACTCTATATCGTAAGAATGGCTGATTTTACTGTCTTGGGAGCAAACAAGGCCTTCACCGATGTTATCGGACTTGACGCGAACGCGATCATTGGCAAACATTGTTACGAATTGACGCATCATCGATCAGTTCCCTGTGACTACCCTCATGATCCTTGCCCCCTTATGGAAACGCTAAAGACCGGGCAACCTTCAACAATGGAGCATCTTCACTTTGACAGCACTGGTGAAAAACATTTTTTTGAAGTATCGGCTTTCCCGATACGGGACAAACAAGGCAAGATAGAGCGGATAGTCCATTTGGACAGAGACGTTACCGAGCGCAAACAATTGGAAGAAGAGTTGCGGATACACACTGAAGCGCTGGAAAAATTAGTAGAGGAACGTACCACGGAACTGGCAATAAGGAACGGGAACCTTGAGGAAATGAATACTGCCCTGCATGTACTCCTGAAGAAACGGGAGGACGACAAGAGAATGGTAGAGGAGCTCATTGTCTCGAATATCAAGAGTCTGGTGTGTCCATATATAGAAAAAATGCAAACCAACGTCCACGATGCCAAGCAGCATCTGTTGCTTGGCATTATCGAAACCAATTTGAATGAACTATTATCCCCGCTGCTGCAAAATATACTGCAATTCAACTTGACCCCCCAAGAGGTTCATGTGGCGTCAATGGTTAAAGAGGGAAAGAGCACCAAAGAGATAGCGGAAGTATTGGGAGTGGAAACCAGCACCATTGATGCGCACCGGAACAGGATTAGAAAAAAGCTCGTTTTGAGCAGAAACATAAACCTGCAATCAAAATTGCAGTCACTTCTGTAA